One window of the Sulfitobacter alexandrii genome contains the following:
- a CDS encoding fumarylacetoacetate hydrolase family protein — MKIASYILPNGQRSYGKVDGDTVTDAGAALKADFPDLRALLAGGAIDRLEAAEGATVALDDLTLLPTIPNPDKIICIGLNYMGHIRETGKDKPAKPSIFTRYPSTLVGHGAAMIRPKVSDTFDFEGEFTVVIGKAGRNIPAARALEHVAGYTCLNDGSIREWQRHTTQFWAGKNFDRSGSMGPWLVTADEIPDPATQKMETRLNGEVVQSTPISDLAFSIPELIEYLSTVTELLPGDVIATGTPSGVGAFREPKLWMKPGDRIEIDISGIGILSNPIEDEA, encoded by the coding sequence GTGGACGGCGACACCGTGACCGACGCAGGCGCCGCGCTGAAGGCCGATTTCCCCGACCTTCGGGCCCTGCTGGCCGGGGGCGCCATCGACCGTCTCGAGGCAGCCGAGGGTGCCACGGTCGCGCTCGATGATCTCACGCTGCTGCCGACGATCCCGAACCCGGACAAGATCATCTGCATCGGCCTCAACTACATGGGCCACATCAGGGAGACCGGGAAGGACAAGCCCGCAAAGCCGTCGATCTTCACGCGCTACCCGTCGACCCTCGTCGGGCACGGGGCTGCGATGATCCGGCCAAAGGTCTCGGACACGTTCGACTTCGAGGGCGAGTTCACCGTGGTCATCGGCAAGGCCGGCCGCAACATCCCCGCCGCCCGGGCGCTGGAGCATGTGGCGGGCTACACCTGTCTCAACGACGGATCGATCCGCGAATGGCAGCGGCACACGACCCAGTTCTGGGCGGGCAAGAACTTTGACAGGAGCGGGTCGATGGGCCCGTGGCTGGTGACGGCGGACGAGATCCCCGATCCGGCCACGCAGAAGATGGAGACCCGCCTGAACGGCGAGGTCGTGCAATCGACCCCGATCTCGGACCTCGCCTTCTCGATCCCGGAGCTGATCGAATATCTGTCCACCGTGACCGAGCTGCTTCCCGGCGACGTGATCGCGACAGGCACGCCCAGCGGGGTCGGCGCGTTCCGCGAGCCGAAACTCTGGATGAAGCCCGGCGACCGCATCGAGATCGACATCAGCGGGATCGGCATCCTGTCCAATCCGATCGAAGACGAGGCCTGA
- a CDS encoding FAD-dependent monooxygenase, which translates to MTTPTVDIAIVGGGPVGLTAANLAGHLGLSTALFERNDATSFHPRGHVLNTRTMEIWRQVGMESAINDAALPIERHAGIGFVTSLAGEEIGHIQTRGDAVRDRLERSWSPALKRSCPQDVIEPILRRHADRRESVELAFGTEVTGLERDGEGYRLRWVDRDGQAGETFARYLIGADGPRSFVREWLGIEMHGRSMGQQMGVYFHADLWKFIETRPYLLWWVYNARTTGVLIAMDGRNRWTFNFAYGAEESRHDFSEERCLELIRAAIGEDVPVEIRSIMPWRMQARIAERMGKGRAFLAGDAAHPLPPTGGQGMNTGVADVHNLVWKIAMVIRGVAPEALLDSYDLERRPVATFNVEQSARNAEAMAKSGLAGMLANDSAVTQNIEGPESAAVRARLAEAIPKQRGHFDYPGQTFGYSYDGDLITPDGTAPPPLDIETYVPSARPGMRAPHFPILKDGAEASVLNLFEYGSFTLLAAPQAADIAADLVEGAEFLGVPCRAHVVGPGAGVEPVGSDWLDLYGIGPAGLVLIRPDGHVACRLPTTDAYSLKNLTMALTASTGAKSPAVSGQTVS; encoded by the coding sequence ATGACGACACCTACGGTTGATATCGCGATCGTGGGCGGGGGGCCCGTCGGCCTGACGGCAGCGAACCTCGCCGGTCACCTCGGCCTCTCGACCGCGCTTTTCGAGCGCAACGACGCCACGTCGTTCCATCCGAGAGGCCATGTCCTGAACACGCGGACGATGGAGATCTGGCGGCAGGTCGGCATGGAGAGCGCGATCAACGACGCCGCGCTGCCGATCGAGCGGCACGCGGGCATAGGGTTCGTCACCAGCCTTGCTGGAGAGGAGATCGGCCACATCCAGACCCGCGGCGACGCGGTCCGGGACCGGCTCGAACGCAGCTGGAGCCCCGCGCTCAAGAGATCCTGCCCGCAGGACGTCATCGAGCCGATCCTGCGCCGGCATGCGGACCGGCGGGAGAGTGTGGAACTGGCGTTCGGGACCGAGGTCACCGGCCTCGAACGGGATGGCGAGGGCTACCGGCTGCGCTGGGTCGACCGCGACGGGCAGGCGGGAGAGACTTTTGCAAGGTACCTGATCGGTGCCGACGGTCCGCGCAGCTTCGTCCGCGAGTGGCTGGGCATAGAGATGCACGGGCGGTCGATGGGCCAGCAGATGGGCGTCTATTTCCATGCCGATCTGTGGAAGTTCATCGAGACGCGGCCTTACCTGCTCTGGTGGGTCTACAACGCGCGGACGACCGGCGTGCTGATCGCCATGGATGGCCGAAACCGCTGGACCTTCAATTTCGCCTACGGCGCGGAGGAGTCCCGCCACGACTTCTCCGAGGAGCGGTGTCTTGAACTGATCCGCGCCGCGATCGGCGAAGATGTCCCGGTCGAGATCCGGAGCATCATGCCGTGGCGGATGCAGGCGCGCATCGCCGAGCGGATGGGAAAAGGCCGGGCGTTTCTGGCCGGCGATGCCGCGCATCCGCTGCCGCCGACGGGCGGGCAGGGCATGAACACAGGCGTGGCCGATGTTCACAACCTCGTCTGGAAGATCGCGATGGTGATCCGGGGCGTGGCGCCCGAGGCGCTTCTGGACAGTTACGATCTGGAACGGCGGCCCGTCGCGACCTTCAACGTCGAACAGAGCGCGCGCAACGCGGAGGCGATGGCGAAGTCCGGGCTGGCAGGCATGCTGGCGAACGACAGCGCCGTCACGCAGAACATCGAGGGACCGGAAAGTGCCGCGGTCCGCGCGCGGCTGGCCGAGGCCATCCCCAAACAGCGCGGCCACTTCGATTATCCGGGACAGACCTTCGGCTACTCCTACGACGGAGACCTGATCACGCCGGACGGCACGGCGCCCCCGCCGCTGGATATCGAGACCTACGTGCCCTCGGCCCGGCCCGGGATGCGTGCGCCGCATTTCCCGATCCTGAAGGACGGTGCCGAAGCCTCGGTCCTGAATCTGTTCGAATACGGCAGCTTCACCCTTCTTGCCGCGCCGCAGGCCGCTGACATCGCGGCGGACCTTGTCGAGGGCGCGGAGTTTCTCGGCGTGCCGTGCCGGGCGCATGTCGTGGGGCCGGGGGCCGGGGTGGAACCGGTCGGCAGCGACTGGCTCGATCTCTACGGCATCGGTCCCGCCGGGCTTGTCCTGATCAGGCCCGACGGGCACGTGGCCTGCCGCCTGCCCACGACGGACGCGTACAGCCTGAAGAACCTGACGATGGCCCTCACGGCCTCGACAGGGGCGAAGAGCCCGGCGGTGTCCGGGCAGACAGTTTCATAG
- a CDS encoding NAD(P)H-quinone oxidoreductase, producing MSIPTTQRVIVISKAGGPDVLVPAEVPVPSPGEGQVLIEVAAAGINRHDVHQRANGIHHDGSPTPGLEVCGRVVAVGAGVTAPAIGDRVMALVQGGGYGEYAVAAAALALPVPENVSDAEAACVPEALFTAWWNYFGLMDLQKDQFGLFHGGTSGVGHLALQALSALGYRVIATAGSERKVKAAKEFGAFEALNYNDAALAEKVLDATDGTGISCLIDVSAGAHLTQDVAMMAPDGTIAHLSAGGGAELSLPLRSIMAKRIRITGSFLRPLALELKTQVADRLRREVLPLIGNEVRPVIAQQFELMDAKGAHAGMEKASHIGKIVLVA from the coding sequence ATGAGCATTCCCACCACACAACGCGTCATCGTCATCAGCAAGGCGGGTGGTCCCGACGTGCTGGTCCCGGCGGAGGTGCCCGTGCCGTCGCCGGGCGAGGGTCAGGTCCTGATCGAGGTCGCCGCGGCGGGCATCAACCGGCACGACGTGCACCAACGGGCGAACGGTATCCACCATGACGGGTCGCCGACGCCCGGTCTGGAGGTCTGCGGGCGGGTCGTGGCGGTTGGTGCTGGTGTCACCGCCCCGGCGATCGGCGATCGGGTCATGGCGCTGGTGCAGGGGGGCGGCTACGGCGAATACGCCGTCGCGGCGGCCGCGCTGGCACTGCCGGTTCCGGAAAACGTTTCGGATGCGGAGGCCGCCTGCGTCCCGGAGGCCCTGTTCACGGCCTGGTGGAACTACTTCGGACTCATGGACCTGCAGAAGGATCAGTTCGGCCTTTTCCACGGCGGCACGAGCGGGGTCGGGCATCTGGCCCTGCAGGCGCTTTCGGCGCTCGGCTACAGGGTGATTGCCACGGCGGGGTCGGAGCGGAAAGTGAAGGCGGCGAAGGAATTCGGTGCCTTCGAGGCGCTCAACTACAACGACGCCGCACTGGCGGAGAAGGTCCTGGATGCCACGGATGGCACCGGCATCTCCTGCCTGATCGATGTTTCGGCCGGCGCACACCTGACGCAGGACGTCGCGATGATGGCGCCCGATGGCACCATCGCGCATCTCTCGGCCGGCGGCGGGGCGGAGCTGAGCCTTCCGCTTCGTTCGATCATGGCAAAGCGTATCCGCATCACGGGATCCTTCCTGCGCCCCCTTGCGCTGGAGCTGAAGACGCAAGTGGCCGATCGTCTGCGGCGCGAGGTTCTGCCCCTGATCGGAAACGAGGTGCGGCCCGTGATCGCCCAGCAATTCGAGCTGATGGATGCGAAGGGCGCGCATGCGGGGATGGAGAAGGCCTCGCATATCGGAAAGATCGTGTTGGTTGCCTGA
- a CDS encoding glutathione S-transferase family protein, which yields MKLYYAPGACSIGTHFLMEEMGLTYDTGRLDLKQGDQLKPAYLDVNPKAKVPALVRDDGSLLTEFVAIAFWLGRTYPEKGMIPEGMEAEVRTLEMLDYAVATIHMQGFSRLFRPAKFARSEAEHDWVREQGRAVVDKAFGIVSERLGSSDFIMGDRLTLADAALFYVLFWGVDRVKLDVPENLAAYYARLRARPSAQKVFADEGIQFS from the coding sequence ATGAAACTCTACTACGCGCCCGGCGCATGTTCGATCGGAACCCACTTCCTGATGGAGGAGATGGGCTTGACCTACGACACCGGCCGCCTCGACCTGAAACAGGGGGACCAGCTCAAGCCGGCGTATCTGGACGTGAACCCCAAGGCCAAGGTGCCGGCGCTGGTGCGCGATGACGGCAGCCTGTTGACGGAGTTCGTGGCCATCGCCTTCTGGCTGGGCAGGACATACCCGGAGAAAGGCATGATCCCCGAGGGGATGGAGGCAGAGGTACGCACCCTCGAGATGCTCGACTACGCCGTGGCCACGATCCACATGCAGGGATTTTCCCGGCTGTTCCGGCCTGCGAAATTCGCCAGGTCGGAGGCGGAACACGACTGGGTGCGCGAGCAGGGCAGGGCCGTGGTGGACAAGGCCTTCGGGATCGTCTCGGAAAGGCTCGGCAGCTCGGACTTCATCATGGGCGATCGTCTGACGCTGGCCGATGCGGCGTTGTTCTACGTGCTTTTCTGGGGGGTCGACCGGGTGAAGCTGGATGTCCCGGAAAATCTGGCTGCCTACTACGCGCGCCTGCGCGCGAGACCCTCGGCGCAGAAGGTCTTTGCGGACGAAGGTATCCAGTTCAGCTGA
- a CDS encoding TRAP transporter small permease — protein MRYLTLIEDRARAATRWLALIGFAGLLVLAIMTTLDVLMRWLFDNPIHGVNDVSAVVMAVVIASCIPANLEGRRNISVDVLGAMTGRRATRLLDAFGGFVTLLFIGAVAWQFIGYADSMYHSGRRTWVLALPLWPWWAAATAFLWFAALIQLANVIRDLHRTLTGGSDGHASPHPIRPDAADSLGHTES, from the coding sequence ATGCGATACTTGACCCTTATCGAGGATAGGGCGCGTGCCGCAACGCGCTGGCTGGCCCTGATCGGGTTTGCCGGTCTTCTGGTCCTCGCGATCATGACCACCCTCGATGTCCTCATGCGGTGGCTTTTCGACAATCCCATCCACGGGGTGAACGACGTCAGCGCCGTGGTCATGGCCGTCGTCATCGCCAGCTGCATTCCAGCCAACCTCGAAGGGCGCAGGAACATTTCCGTCGATGTGCTGGGTGCGATGACCGGACGCCGGGCGACCCGCCTGCTCGACGCGTTCGGGGGCTTCGTGACCCTGCTCTTCATCGGGGCGGTCGCCTGGCAATTCATTGGCTACGCCGACTCCATGTATCACAGCGGCCGCCGCACATGGGTGCTGGCCCTGCCACTGTGGCCATGGTGGGCGGCCGCGACCGCGTTTCTCTGGTTCGCCGCGCTGATCCAGCTCGCCAACGTCATCCGCGATCTGCATCGCACGTTGACCGGCGGTTCGGACGGCCATGCGTCTCCCCATCCCATACGGCCCGATGCGGCCGACAGCCTCGGGCATACGGAATCTTGA
- a CDS encoding TRAP transporter large permease: MDPTILAFVGFAGMFLLIGLHVPIGVAMAVVGVSGFAAIAGWAPALSLLATEPASTMSNLDLAVIPLFMLMGSLATTAGLAGDIYATAEALIGHRRGGLVATTVVASAGFGAVCGSGVATTATFGRVALPEMLGRGYSEKISAGSVAAGGTLGIIVPPSSIMILYAVLTENSILDLFSAALVPALLTVSLYLAAIFIVARLRPESMPGSTRQPLATRLRVLTRAWGVILLAVVVLGGIYSGIFTVNEAASVGTVIAFLFALGRGKLNRESFLAVLSEASVATVMIYVVVFGATIFSYFISITGVAANIIAGIEWLDLPALGVILLLVLLYLFLGAFFDEVAAIVITLPFVLPLVLSLGYDPVWWGILNVALVGIGMLTPPIGLNVMLLSSMRPDIPLSSIYRGVVPFFLADCVRILILVLFPAVTLWLPSIL; the protein is encoded by the coding sequence ATGGACCCGACAATTCTCGCCTTTGTCGGCTTCGCCGGCATGTTCCTCCTGATCGGTCTGCATGTGCCGATCGGCGTCGCCATGGCCGTCGTCGGTGTGAGCGGTTTCGCCGCCATCGCGGGGTGGGCGCCGGCCCTTTCGCTGCTGGCGACCGAACCTGCCTCGACCATGTCCAACCTCGATCTGGCGGTGATCCCGCTGTTCATGCTCATGGGAAGCCTTGCGACCACGGCCGGTCTGGCGGGCGACATATACGCGACGGCCGAGGCGCTGATCGGGCACAGGCGCGGCGGGCTCGTCGCGACCACGGTCGTCGCCAGCGCAGGTTTTGGCGCGGTCTGCGGTTCCGGCGTGGCCACGACGGCCACGTTCGGGCGGGTCGCGCTGCCCGAGATGCTGGGTCGTGGCTATTCCGAGAAGATCTCGGCAGGCTCCGTCGCCGCCGGGGGGACGCTCGGGATCATCGTGCCGCCGTCGAGCATCATGATCCTCTACGCGGTCCTCACCGAAAATTCGATCCTCGATCTCTTTTCCGCCGCGCTTGTGCCGGCCCTCCTGACGGTGAGCCTCTACCTCGCGGCGATCTTCATCGTTGCAAGGCTCCGGCCCGAGTCGATGCCCGGCTCGACCCGGCAGCCGCTTGCAACGCGGCTGCGCGTTCTGACCCGTGCATGGGGTGTCATCCTGCTGGCGGTCGTCGTCCTTGGAGGCATCTACTCGGGCATCTTCACCGTGAACGAGGCGGCGTCCGTCGGCACGGTGATCGCGTTCCTGTTCGCGCTCGGGCGGGGCAAACTCAACCGCGAGTCCTTTCTGGCGGTCCTGTCCGAAGCAAGCGTCGCGACGGTCATGATCTACGTGGTCGTGTTCGGCGCGACGATCTTCTCGTACTTCATCAGCATCACCGGCGTGGCCGCGAACATCATCGCCGGCATCGAGTGGCTGGACCTGCCGGCCCTCGGGGTGATCCTGCTTCTCGTCCTGCTCTATCTCTTCCTCGGCGCGTTCTTCGACGAGGTCGCGGCGATCGTCATCACGCTGCCCTTCGTCCTGCCGCTGGTCCTGTCGCTTGGATACGACCCCGTGTGGTGGGGCATCCTGAATGTCGCACTGGTGGGGATCGGTATGCTGACGCCGCCGATCGGGCTCAACGTCATGCTGCTCAGCTCGATGCGCCCCGATATTCCCCTGTCCTCGATCTACCGGGGCGTCGTCCCGTTCTTCCTGGCCGACTGCGTGCGCATCCTGATCCTTGTCCTGTTCCCTGCCGTGACCCTGTGGCTGCCCAGCATCCTTTGA
- a CDS encoding TRAP transporter substrate-binding protein encodes MRISQIICAAALAAGLTGPAMAKETLRFASFEPAGAFLTGTIFALWAEDVAAASEGTLEIKIFPGGTLGRDPAAQIDLVENGVADIAWAIPGYAPGRFDESTVIELPFLVKNSEAASYAAWKVFEDGLLGGDYDKFKMLGTFSSPPNMIAATIPLVEPSDMKGVNFRAPGPTQLKAIEATGAVPVGGITGPSLAEALNRDLIKGLSTEFLAVETFRLEELLTNYTVVPMGATPMLVIMNKQRYESLPDAAKAAIDKYSGAAFSERFGKAFDERVATIRERVTARDDVTIVAPTEAQVELWRDATSVATEDWLAAKDGRQSLYDAFAAAMKEHPASQ; translated from the coding sequence ATGCGTATCAGTCAAATCATTTGTGCCGCAGCGCTTGCCGCGGGCCTGACCGGTCCCGCCATGGCAAAGGAAACGCTGAGGTTCGCCAGTTTCGAGCCCGCAGGCGCGTTCCTGACCGGTACGATCTTTGCCCTGTGGGCCGAGGACGTCGCCGCGGCATCCGAAGGGACGCTGGAGATCAAGATATTCCCGGGAGGCACTCTCGGGCGGGATCCGGCCGCGCAGATCGACCTGGTCGAGAACGGCGTCGCGGACATCGCATGGGCCATTCCGGGCTATGCGCCGGGGCGGTTCGACGAAAGCACCGTGATCGAGCTGCCGTTCCTCGTGAAGAATTCGGAAGCGGCTTCCTATGCCGCGTGGAAGGTCTTCGAGGACGGGCTTCTCGGCGGCGACTACGACAAGTTCAAGATGCTCGGGACTTTCTCGAGCCCGCCGAACATGATCGCGGCCACCATTCCGCTGGTCGAGCCGTCGGACATGAAGGGCGTCAATTTCCGCGCGCCCGGCCCGACGCAGCTCAAGGCGATCGAGGCAACCGGTGCCGTGCCGGTCGGTGGCATCACCGGCCCATCTCTTGCCGAAGCGCTCAACCGGGATCTCATCAAGGGTCTGTCGACAGAGTTCCTGGCGGTCGAGACCTTCCGCCTCGAAGAATTGCTGACGAACTACACCGTCGTCCCCATGGGCGCGACGCCGATGCTCGTGATCATGAACAAGCAGCGCTACGAGAGCCTGCCCGATGCGGCGAAGGCCGCGATCGACAAGTATTCGGGCGCCGCTTTCTCGGAACGCTTCGGAAAGGCGTTCGACGAACGCGTCGCGACCATCCGGGAGCGTGTGACGGCACGGGATGATGTGACCATCGTCGCGCCCACGGAGGCGCAGGTCGAGCTCTGGCGCGACGCCACCTCGGTCGCGACCGAGGATTGGCTGGCTGCCAAGGACGGCCGTCAGTCCCTTTATGACGCCTTTGCGGCTGCCATGAAGGAGCATCCCGCCAGCCAGTAG
- a CDS encoding transketolase: MTSNLKLTEQRLLWLSHWMIHHANHIRPKVDGIKVGGHQASSASMVSIMTALYFSALRPEDRVAVKPHASPVFHAIQYLMGNTTREKLENFRGLGGAQSYPSRTKDIDDVDFSTGSVGLGVAITSFASLTQDYVTAKDWGRDVAPGRMIALVGDAELDEGNIYECLQEGWKNGLRNTWWIIDYNRQSLDGVIREGLWQRIEKIFDAFGWDVVRVKYGALQRAAFEEEGGEALRDWIEKCPNQLYSALTYQGGAVWRKRLLDELGDQGPVSRLIERRSDAELAALMENLGGNCVQTMADTFAAIDHDRPTCFLAYTIKGWGTPIAGHKDNHGGLMTTAQMAEWKAHMGVEDGTEWEPMATVPDPDAYRDWLSKVPFFARGTRRHDDARIAVPEIAVPKDAEIASQMAFGKLLDTIGRSDSALAERIITMSPDVTGTTSLGPWVNRRKLFARETQTDTFREEKIPSTAKWDFAPEGQHFELGIAEMNLMLMLGAAGLSHSLFGRRLIPIGTVYDPFVARGLDALNYACYQDARFLLVGTPSGVSLAPEGGAHQSIGSPLIGMSQDGIAAFEPAFADELAAILEWSFDYLQRDGEGDPDERTWLRDETGGSVYLRLSTNPIEQPGPRPDPDWRQGAIDGAYWLRKPGPNCEVVIAYQGVIAPEAIRAAGMLGEFRRDIGVLAVTSADRLNAGWTAAQRARARGQRAQSLAERLLSPLPRDCRIVTVIDGHPATLAWLGSVAGHVTVPLGVEHFGQTGTIGDLYKAHGIDADAIVERVRGLTAGKKVPTLLAG; encoded by the coding sequence ATGACGTCGAATCTCAAGCTGACCGAGCAGCGCCTGCTGTGGCTGTCCCACTGGATGATCCACCACGCCAACCACATCCGGCCCAAGGTGGACGGGATCAAGGTCGGCGGGCACCAGGCCAGTTCCGCCTCGATGGTGTCGATCATGACGGCGCTCTATTTCTCCGCCCTGAGGCCCGAGGATCGCGTGGCGGTCAAACCGCACGCCTCGCCGGTGTTCCACGCCATCCAGTACCTGATGGGCAACACCACCCGCGAGAAACTGGAGAATTTCCGCGGCCTCGGCGGCGCACAAAGCTATCCCAGCAGGACCAAGGACATCGACGACGTGGATTTCTCCACCGGGTCCGTCGGTCTCGGCGTGGCGATCACTTCCTTCGCTTCGCTGACGCAGGACTACGTCACCGCCAAGGACTGGGGACGGGACGTGGCGCCGGGGCGGATGATCGCGCTCGTGGGCGATGCCGAACTGGACGAGGGCAACATCTATGAATGCCTGCAGGAGGGGTGGAAGAACGGCCTGCGCAACACCTGGTGGATCATCGACTACAACCGCCAGTCGCTCGACGGGGTGATCCGCGAAGGGCTCTGGCAGCGGATCGAGAAGATCTTCGACGCCTTCGGCTGGGACGTGGTGCGGGTGAAATACGGCGCGCTGCAACGAGCCGCATTCGAGGAGGAGGGCGGCGAGGCCCTGCGCGACTGGATCGAAAAGTGTCCGAACCAGCTTTACTCCGCGCTTACCTATCAGGGCGGCGCCGTCTGGCGGAAACGGCTGCTGGACGAGCTGGGCGATCAGGGCCCGGTCAGCCGCCTGATCGAACGGCGCAGCGATGCCGAACTGGCCGCGCTGATGGAGAATCTCGGCGGCAACTGCGTGCAGACCATGGCCGACACCTTCGCCGCCATAGACCACGACAGGCCGACCTGCTTCCTCGCCTATACGATCAAGGGCTGGGGCACGCCGATCGCGGGCCACAAGGACAACCACGGCGGGCTGATGACGACCGCCCAGATGGCCGAATGGAAGGCCCATATGGGCGTGGAGGACGGCACGGAATGGGAGCCGATGGCGACCGTGCCGGACCCCGACGCCTATCGTGACTGGCTGTCCAAGGTGCCGTTCTTTGCCCGTGGCACCCGCCGCCACGACGACGCGCGGATCGCGGTGCCCGAGATCGCCGTGCCGAAGGATGCCGAGATCGCAAGCCAGATGGCTTTCGGCAAGCTTTTGGACACCATCGGGCGGAGCGACAGCGCGCTGGCCGAACGCATCATCACCATGTCGCCGGATGTGACCGGCACCACGTCCCTCGGGCCCTGGGTCAACCGTCGCAAGCTTTTTGCGCGCGAGACGCAGACGGATACGTTCCGCGAGGAAAAGATCCCCTCGACCGCCAAGTGGGATTTCGCGCCCGAGGGCCAGCATTTCGAACTCGGCATCGCCGAGATGAACCTCATGCTCATGCTGGGCGCGGCGGGCCTGTCGCATTCGCTTTTCGGCCGGCGGCTGATTCCCATCGGGACGGTCTACGATCCCTTCGTGGCGCGCGGGCTCGATGCGCTGAACTACGCCTGCTACCAGGACGCGCGCTTCCTGCTGGTCGGCACGCCATCCGGTGTCAGCCTCGCGCCCGAAGGCGGCGCCCACCAGTCCATCGGCTCGCCGCTGATCGGGATGAGTCAGGATGGCATCGCTGCCTTCGAGCCGGCCTTCGCGGACGAACTGGCCGCGATCCTCGAATGGTCTTTCGACTACCTCCAGCGCGACGGCGAGGGCGACCCGGACGAGCGCACATGGCTGAGGGACGAGACCGGCGGGTCGGTCTACCTGCGGCTGTCGACCAACCCGATCGAACAACCCGGCCCGCGCCCCGATCCGGACTGGCGGCAGGGGGCCATCGACGGCGCCTACTGGCTGCGCAAGCCGGGGCCGAACTGCGAGGTCGTGATCGCCTACCAGGGCGTCATTGCGCCCGAGGCGATCCGGGCCGCCGGGATGCTTGGCGAATTCCGCCGCGACATCGGCGTGCTGGCGGTGACCTCCGCCGACCGGCTGAACGCCGGCTGGACCGCCGCGCAGCGCGCCCGCGCCCGGGGACAGCGGGCGCAGTCGCTGGCCGAACGGCTGCTGTCACCCCTCCCCCGCGATTGCCGGATCGTGACCGTGATTGACGGCCACCCCGCGACGCTCGCATGGCTCGGTTCCGTGGCCGGGCATGTGACCGTCCCGCTGGGGGTCGAGCATTTCGGCCAGACCGGCACCATCGGCGACCTGTACAAGGCACACGGGATCGACGCCGACGCGATCGTCGAAAGGGTCCGGGGCCTGACCGCCGGGAAAAAGGTACCGACCCTGCTGGCCGGCTGA
- a CDS encoding Lrp/AsnC family transcriptional regulator, whose amino-acid sequence MIDKIDGDIMKALIRNGRASINEISESVGLSQTPVARRIRRLEQDGIITGYTALVDEAELGFAVSVFVSVKLDRQVDEALETFEAAISDYPEVVDCWLMTGSRDYLLRIATESLKTFEVFLVGKLTKVHGVASIESSIPLRRVKSGLSRAI is encoded by the coding sequence ATGATCGACAAAATCGATGGTGACATCATGAAGGCGTTGATCCGGAACGGCCGGGCCTCGATCAACGAGATTTCCGAGAGTGTCGGTCTGAGCCAGACGCCCGTCGCGCGGCGTATCCGCAGGCTCGAGCAGGACGGGATCATCACCGGCTACACGGCACTGGTCGACGAGGCCGAACTGGGATTCGCGGTGTCGGTCTTCGTCTCCGTCAAGCTCGACCGGCAGGTGGACGAAGCGCTGGAGACCTTCGAGGCCGCGATCTCGGACTATCCGGAGGTCGTCGACTGCTGGCTGATGACCGGCAGCCGCGACTATCTTCTCAGGATCGCGACCGAAAGCCTGAAGACCTTCGAGGTCTTTCTGGTCGGCAAGCTCACGAAGGTGCACGGGGTCGCTTCCATCGAAAGCTCAATCCCCCTGCGGCGCGTCAAGTCCGGGCTGTCGCGCGCGATCTGA